From the genome of Tepidamorphus gemmatus, one region includes:
- a CDS encoding tripartite tricarboxylate transporter TctB family protein: MGLFWIAFGAIIVVHSTRMPIPHHLGATALTGPGLVPTLLGGALIVLGAVLTLRAARGHTVLSPEEAVEDPNQLSARGPLLALALMVVYAAALMLRQPFVPWTIGFIALFVVTFNWSAAATAPQKGRLIAGALLLGLCTALAVRFVFEDLFYIRLP, from the coding sequence ATGGGCCTGTTCTGGATCGCCTTCGGAGCCATCATCGTCGTTCATTCGACGCGGATGCCGATCCCTCACCACCTCGGCGCAACCGCCTTGACCGGACCCGGGCTGGTGCCCACGCTCCTTGGCGGTGCGCTCATCGTCCTGGGTGCCGTCCTGACCCTGCGTGCTGCGAGAGGCCATACGGTCCTCTCGCCGGAAGAGGCGGTGGAAGACCCGAACCAGCTGTCTGCACGTGGTCCGCTGCTGGCACTGGCACTGATGGTCGTCTATGCCGCGGCCCTGATGCTCCGGCAGCCCTTCGTGCCCTGGACGATCGGCTTCATCGCCCTGTTCGTCGTCACGTTCAACTGGTCAGCGGCCGCAACCGCGCCACAGAAGGGGCGACTGATCGCAGGCGCCTTGCTGCTGGGCCTCTGCACGGCGCTGGCGGTGCGCTTCGTCTTCGAGGACCTCTTCTACATCCGTCTGCCATAG
- a CDS encoding tripartite tricarboxylate transporter permease, which produces MLDFLPHLTAAFAKLLDLQSLSLAAAACFGGLIIGALPGLTATMGLALLTTLTLHMDSSDAILVLVCTYVLAIYGGSRSAILLNIPGTPSSAATALDGFPLARAGRAGEAMGMATVGSALGTLLGIVLLAAITPPLGEFALSFGAYEFFWLALAGVMLSGGLSGNDPIKGWIAGVLGLLVAMIGQDPSYGYARFTFGQPEMTGGIALLPAMVGVFGFAEVLYVMRRRANASISDASDRVLPRLTEIIRMRWIIVRSGILGTITGLLPGVGEDVGAWTSYALAKRTSKTPEQFGKGSVEGLTAAETGNNAAVPGALIPVLTLGIPGSGVAAVLMAALIIHGAQPGPLLMTTNPQLVYDIVAMLIVATAGVLILGLGLTRVMILVLKVRDTWLMPVIAVLCLVGPFAIQSRFFDIGVVVFFGIAGFVLRMFNYPMAPLVLGIVLGPILDHNLRRAFTLANGDYSNFFTRPISAVLFTLVMVMVLAQIPPVRRAAGRLLRGRFTQQDQRS; this is translated from the coding sequence GTGCTGGACTTCCTGCCACACCTCACCGCGGCGTTCGCCAAGCTGCTCGATCTGCAATCGCTGTCATTGGCTGCTGCCGCCTGCTTCGGTGGTCTCATCATCGGTGCGCTGCCGGGCCTGACCGCGACGATGGGGCTGGCGCTCCTGACAACGCTGACCCTGCACATGGACTCCAGCGATGCAATCCTCGTATTGGTCTGCACCTATGTCCTGGCGATCTACGGCGGCAGCCGCAGCGCCATACTCCTGAACATCCCCGGCACACCCTCGTCGGCGGCGACCGCCCTCGACGGCTTTCCCCTCGCCCGCGCCGGACGTGCGGGCGAGGCGATGGGCATGGCGACGGTCGGCTCTGCACTGGGCACGTTGCTCGGCATCGTCCTGCTGGCTGCGATAACGCCGCCTCTCGGCGAGTTTGCGCTCTCCTTCGGAGCCTATGAGTTCTTCTGGCTCGCCTTGGCCGGAGTCATGCTTTCGGGCGGCCTGTCGGGCAATGATCCGATCAAGGGCTGGATCGCAGGCGTGCTGGGGCTGCTGGTCGCGATGATCGGCCAGGACCCGTCCTATGGCTATGCGCGCTTCACCTTCGGTCAGCCGGAAATGACGGGCGGGATCGCCCTGCTGCCGGCGATGGTCGGTGTCTTCGGATTCGCCGAGGTGCTTTACGTCATGCGTCGCCGTGCCAATGCATCGATCTCGGATGCCTCCGATCGGGTGCTGCCGCGTCTGACCGAGATCATACGGATGCGGTGGATCATCGTGCGTTCCGGCATTCTCGGAACCATCACCGGCCTGTTGCCGGGCGTCGGAGAGGACGTCGGCGCCTGGACCTCCTATGCCCTGGCGAAGCGGACCAGCAAGACGCCGGAACAGTTCGGCAAGGGATCCGTCGAGGGGTTGACGGCGGCCGAGACCGGTAACAATGCCGCAGTTCCGGGCGCGCTCATTCCGGTCCTGACTCTCGGCATTCCCGGTTCGGGCGTGGCGGCGGTGCTGATGGCGGCGTTGATCATCCATGGCGCCCAGCCCGGTCCGCTGCTGATGACGACCAATCCGCAGCTGGTCTACGACATCGTCGCGATGCTGATCGTGGCGACGGCCGGCGTGCTGATCCTCGGCCTCGGCCTGACCCGGGTCATGATCCTCGTTCTGAAGGTGCGTGATACCTGGCTGATGCCGGTCATCGCCGTGCTCTGCCTCGTCGGGCCCTTCGCCATCCAGTCGCGGTTCTTCGACATCGGGGTCGTGGTCTTCTTCGGGATCGCCGGCTTTGTCCTGCGCATGTTCAACTACCCGATGGCGCCCCTGGTTCTCGGGATCGTGCTCGGGCCTATCCTCGACCACAACCTGCGGCGCGCCTTCACGCTTGCCAACGGCGATTACTCGAACTTCTTCACGCGCCCGATCTCGGCGGTTCTGTTCACGCTGGTGATGGTCATGGTCCTTGCCCAGATTCCGCCGGTTCGGCGCGCGGCCGGCCGCCTTCTCAGGGGCCGCTTCACGCAGCAGGATCAACGGTCGTGA
- a CDS encoding shikimate dehydrogenase family protein, with protein MISGTTAFVAMLGHPVHQVRTPAAFNAWAQQRNVDAVMIAIDVAPASLATTLTALRGWQNCLGAVVTYPHKQAVVAELDSLTDAVRIVGAANVIRRMADGHLHGGMTDGLGMVTALRNNGFDPTGRAVRLIGAGGAGSAIALALLDAGVARLVVDDIDADRRSQLLARLHAARPEAVVAGAADKDFAPALVVNATPVGMNGDPAYPIPLDALPPSCLVADIVPTPAVTDWLAAARQRGHPIQTGPEMIAGQLPALITHLLPDAADDVACRG; from the coding sequence GTGATCTCGGGGACGACCGCGTTCGTGGCGATGCTCGGCCATCCCGTACACCAGGTGCGCACCCCCGCCGCCTTCAACGCCTGGGCGCAGCAACGGAACGTCGATGCGGTCATGATCGCCATCGACGTCGCGCCGGCATCGCTGGCGACGACGCTCACCGCGCTGCGCGGCTGGCAGAATTGTCTGGGTGCGGTCGTCACCTATCCCCACAAGCAGGCGGTCGTTGCGGAGCTGGACAGCCTGACCGATGCGGTGCGCATCGTCGGTGCGGCCAATGTGATCCGGCGTATGGCCGACGGCCATCTGCATGGGGGGATGACCGATGGGCTCGGGATGGTGACAGCCCTCCGCAACAACGGCTTCGATCCGACGGGCCGGGCGGTTCGGCTGATCGGCGCGGGAGGCGCAGGCTCCGCGATCGCGCTGGCGCTTCTCGATGCAGGTGTCGCGCGGCTCGTCGTCGACGACATTGATGCCGACCGCCGGTCGCAACTCCTCGCACGGCTGCATGCGGCCCGTCCCGAGGCCGTCGTCGCGGGGGCGGCCGACAAGGATTTCGCCCCGGCGCTCGTCGTCAATGCGACCCCGGTCGGCATGAACGGAGACCCGGCCTACCCCATTCCGCTCGACGCTCTGCCGCCCTCCTGCCTCGTTGCCGACATCGTGCCAACCCCGGCGGTCACCGACTGGCTCGCAGCGGCCCGCCAGCGCGGCCACCCCATTCAGACCGGTCCCGAGATGATTGCAGGCCAATTGCCGGCGCTGATCACCCATCTGCTGCCGGATGCGGCCGACGACGTCGCCTGCCGAGGGTGA
- the rfbG gene encoding CDP-glucose 4,6-dehydratase: MPRLPNPDFWRDRRVLLTGHTGFKGSWAALWLEQLGAEVTGLALEPDSDPSLYTLARVEGGLRSLIVDMRDRHGVEAAVRAARPQIVLHLAAQALVRRSIREPVETIATNVMGTTHLLDALRRQTGLEAVLVVTSDKVYANAERGLPFAETDALGGKDPYSASKAAVELVTAAFATSYFDALDIPLATGRAGNVVGGGDFSENRIVPDLVRAALTGETLVLRHPEAVRPWQHVLDCVAGYFIYAEALANREGVPQTLNFGPEPSEPVTVAEFADALQAALGVAGGWRHEPVEGSVEARHLTLASDTARRLLDWRDRLPGRACVNAVADWYRSWMQGKDMREATLAQLAAYQSGR, encoded by the coding sequence ATGCCTCGGCTTCCGAACCCAGATTTCTGGCGGGATCGGCGTGTGCTGTTGACCGGCCATACCGGCTTCAAGGGCAGCTGGGCGGCGCTGTGGCTGGAGCAGCTCGGGGCCGAGGTGACCGGCCTCGCCCTCGAGCCGGACTCCGACCCAAGCCTGTACACGCTTGCCCGCGTGGAAGGCGGTCTCCGCTCGCTGATCGTCGACATGCGCGACCGTCATGGCGTGGAGGCGGCGGTGCGCGCGGCGCGGCCGCAGATCGTACTGCATCTGGCGGCGCAAGCCCTTGTGCGCCGCAGCATCCGCGAGCCGGTCGAGACGATCGCCACCAACGTGATGGGAACGACCCATCTGCTCGACGCATTGCGCCGGCAGACGGGCCTCGAGGCCGTGCTGGTCGTCACCTCCGACAAGGTCTACGCCAATGCGGAGCGCGGTCTTCCGTTCGCTGAAACCGATGCGCTCGGCGGCAAGGACCCCTACTCCGCTTCGAAGGCGGCGGTCGAACTGGTGACCGCGGCCTTCGCGACCAGCTATTTCGATGCGCTCGACATCCCGCTGGCGACTGGCCGTGCCGGAAATGTCGTCGGCGGCGGCGATTTCTCCGAGAACCGCATCGTGCCCGACCTGGTCAGGGCGGCGCTCACAGGCGAGACGCTGGTGCTGCGGCATCCGGAGGCGGTGCGTCCCTGGCAGCATGTGCTCGATTGCGTGGCCGGCTATTTCATCTATGCCGAGGCACTCGCCAACCGCGAAGGCGTGCCGCAGACGCTCAATTTCGGGCCCGAGCCGTCTGAACCGGTGACTGTGGCCGAATTCGCCGACGCGTTGCAGGCCGCCCTCGGCGTGGCGGGCGGCTGGCGCCACGAGCCTGTCGAGGGATCTGTCGAGGCCAGACACCTGACGCTCGCGTCCGACACGGCACGCCGTCTGCTCGACTGGCGCGACCGGCTGCCGGGCCGCGCCTGCGTCAACGCGGTCGCCGACTGGTACCGGTCGTGGATGCAGGGCAAGGACATGCGCGAGGCCACCCTTGCGCAGCTCGCCGCCTACCAGTCGGGCCGCTGA
- a CDS encoding magnesium transporter, with protein MPFLLSRPKLDPAAASAPLIASIADGTGVLIHFTIAATFLALAPAASEPVRGGCVRHVPGTDLSRRTVRR; from the coding sequence TTGCCGTTCCTGCTGTCGCGGCCGAAGCTCGATCCGGCCGCAGCGAGCGCGCCGCTGATCGCCTCGATCGCAGATGGCACCGGCGTGCTGATCCACTTCACCATCGCCGCCACCTTCCTGGCGCTGGCGCCAGCGGCGTCGGAACCTGTTCGAGGCGGGTGTGTCAGGCACGTTCCCGGGACAGACCTGTCCCGGAGGACTGTCCGCAGGTGA
- a CDS encoding sarcosine oxidase subunit gamma, with product MAEEWFPLAALMRPGRDSPAAGAIGVTLSERRPGAIVEIATWHRSIPTLAAAAGLAELPPSGRLAAAPGRLFGSLAPGRWLAIAQDNGLAERLRTAIPADEGAVTDITHARVGLRLAGPSAEPLLQKGLSFDIAPSAFVPMSVAQSGIHHMGVTVLRLDPSTFDVYVASSFAGSLWDWVSEAAIEFGWRIGPPQG from the coding sequence ATGGCTGAGGAATGGTTTCCCCTTGCGGCACTGATGCGGCCCGGCCGGGACTCGCCCGCCGCCGGCGCGATTGGGGTGACGCTGAGCGAACGGCGTCCCGGCGCCATCGTGGAGATCGCTACCTGGCATCGGTCGATTCCGACGCTCGCGGCGGCAGCCGGACTGGCGGAGCTGCCGCCGTCAGGGCGGTTGGCGGCTGCGCCGGGGCGGCTGTTCGGGTCGCTCGCGCCTGGCCGCTGGCTCGCCATCGCGCAGGACAACGGACTGGCGGAGCGGCTCCGGACGGCAATCCCGGCCGACGAAGGCGCGGTGACCGACATCACGCATGCCCGGGTCGGCCTTCGCCTGGCAGGACCATCTGCCGAACCACTCCTCCAGAAGGGGCTGTCCTTCGACATCGCCCCATCGGCCTTCGTGCCGATGTCGGTCGCCCAGAGTGGCATCCACCACATGGGCGTCACGGTGCTCCGACTCGATCCGTCGACGTTCGACGTCTACGTGGCGTCGAGCTTCGCCGGTTCGCTGTGGGACTGGGTCAGCGAGGCGGCCATCGAATTCGGATGGCGCATCGGCCCTCCGCAGGGCTGA